A window of the Oncorhynchus kisutch isolate 150728-3 linkage group LG12, Okis_V2, whole genome shotgun sequence genome harbors these coding sequences:
- the LOC109900290 gene encoding transmembrane protein 121-like, which translates to MVLPPPDKRHVCLTTIVIMTSMAFMDAYLVEQNQGPRKIGVCIIVLVGDICFLIVLRYVAVWVGAEVRTARRGYAMILWFLYIFVLEIKLYFVFQNCKADRKSLETVARKALTLLLSVSVPGLYLVLVALDNMEYVRTFRKKEDMRGRLFWVALDLLDLLDIQANLWEPQRTGLPIWAEGLMFFYCYILLLILPCVSLSEISMQGEHVSPQKMMLYPILSLVTINVVTILIRGVNMVLFQDSRVSTIFVGKNVVAIATKASTFLEYRRQVKEFPHPQNTMALELQQNSVCHGHAPHTSHSQTLPNSTNLPHEPSPARDIDT; encoded by the coding sequence ATGGTGTTGCCACCTCCGGACAAACGCCACGTGTGCCTGACCACCATCGTCATCATGACCAGCATGGCCTTCATGGACGCCTACCTGGTGGAGCAGAACCAGGGGCCCAGGAAGATCGGCGTGTGCATCATCGTGCTGGTCGGGGACATCTGCTTCCTCATCGTGCTGCGCTACGTGGCCGTGTGGGTGGGCGCCGAGGTACGCACGGCCCGCCGCGGCTACGCCATGATCCTCTGGTTCCTCTACATATTTGTGCTGGAGATCAAGCTCTACTTCGTCTTCCAGAACTGCAAGGCGGATAGGAAGTCTCTGGAGACTGTGGCCCGGAAAGCCTTGACTCTGTTACTGTCCGTATCCGTCCCAGGGCTTTACTTGGTTCTAGTGGCTCTGGACAACATGGAGTACGTGAGGACCTTCAGGAAGAAGGAGGACATGCGGGGGAGGCTCTTCTGGGTGGCTCTAGATCTTCTGGATCTTCTGGACATCCAGGCCAACCTGTGGGAACCTCAGCGGACTGGCCTGCCAATCTGGGCCGAGGGACTGATGTTTTTCTACTgctacatcctcctcctcatcctgccCTGCGTCTCTCTCAGTGAGATCTCCATGCAAGGGGAGCACGTGTCGCCCCAGAAGATGATGCTCTATCCCATCCTCAGCCTAGTCACCATCAACGTGGTCACCATCCTGATCCGTGGGGTCAACATGGTCCTGTTCCAGGACAGTAGAGTCTCGACCATCTTCGTGGGAAAGAACGTGGTGGCGATCGCTACGAAGGCGTCCACGTTCCTGGAGTACCGGCGTCAAGTGAAGGAGTTCCCCCACCCGCAGAACACCATGGCATTGGAGCTGCAGCAGAACTCGGTGTGCCATGGACATGCGCCCCACACATCTCACTCGCAGACCCTGCCCAACTCCACCAACCTGCCCCACGAACCCTCGCCAGCTCGCGACATAGACACATGA